The window CAGTTTCTGCCTCCCAACCTCGTAATCCTCCTCGTCCACATTGACCAGCAGTTTGATGGCCTCGTGCCCCACCGCCTGCTTCAGCGAGTCCGTGATGAAGACACCTTTGAGGGCTTCCAGGAGGGAGCCGTTGATGTAGTCGCGCCAGAAGGCGTCGAGGTAGGTGAGCTCTGAGAACTTGATGTCGCAGATGATGGAGCCCAGATCCCGGGACTTGAGGATGGTGTTGGCCTGGTTGAAGCGCTCGAACTGGCGCTCCAGAGGGTCCTGCTTGTTGGAGAAGACATTGCCCTGCAGAGCCGTCTCGTGCTGGCAGTACTCGGCTCGCACCCGCAGGCGGATGTCTGCggggggcagagggagcagaggtgaaggaacctccaaactgctctgtgtgctcccaaattccccctgcagcccccccccccccagtgccacAAGACTCCAACCCCCACCAAACTCCCCCTGCACCCCCAAACCCCATCCCCAAGACTCCAACCTCTCTCCACACCCCCAAACCGCTCTCCATCGCTCAGGACCCCCCTGCACCCCAAACCTCTGCCCAGTCTCCCAAGACTCCAAGCCCCCCCCGCACCCCAAACCCATCCCCCAAGACTCCAAGCTCCCTCTGCACCCCCGAACCTCCCTGCACCCCAAACCCCTCCACATCCTCCAAAACGCCAAGCCCCTTCTGCACCCCCAAAACCCCTGCACCTCAaaccccctccacctccccaaGACTCCAACCTCTCTCCACACCCCCAAACCCCTTCCCATCACCCAGGACCCACCTGCACCCCCAAACTCCCTCATCCCCCAGagactccaacccctctgcaaccCTAaagccctccccacccctccagaCTCCAGCCCTCCCCCACACCCTCAAACTGCTACATACCCCAAGATTCCAACCCACCCCCCAAATGCCCcctgcatccccagctccccctgTACCTCAAGactccaaccccacctgcaccCTCAAACCCCCTCGCCatacccccagaccctccccccccgccctcACCGCAGGTTTGCTTCTCCTTCGGGTCTGGGGTCGCAGACTTCCTCCTCTTGcggtggctgcccaggaggctccGCCCGCGCCCTGCCCGCTTGGGGCACAGCTGGGGGCCGGCATGGGAGCAGCAAACcacagggtggtggtggggaggcactgcagggagggggagcaCACGTGAGTGAGGGGACACTGCACCCCAAAACCCTTGAGACAGCTTGGAGGGGTCCTCCTCGAAAAAGGGGAACCCCCTCCCACAACACTCCAaatcctgccccagctccaccactgccacccctcctgccccagctgtgtGCCCCCTCAACCAAGAGGCTCCTGGGGACgccacacacaccccaaaacCCACAGCCTGGAGACAGCTTGGGGGGGGCTGCTCCCCTCCTCAAAAGGGAGACACCCCCCAaatcctgccccagccctgccactcctcctgccctttgttCCCCCCCAACCTCAACCAAGAGGGGACCCCCACAAATGACTCCCCCAGGATTCAGCTGCTCCCCCCTGGCTCCACTATTCCCCCCCAAAGCGTGGGACTGGTGGCAGCTGGACCAGGACAGAAGGGAGGCTGCCCGGGAGCAGGATCCCCATGGAGCAAATCCCAGACCTCATCGGATCTACCACACAGATCCCTATGGATCAAACCCCAAATCCCACTGGATCTACCTCCCAGATCCCCACAAATCAAAGCACAGATCTCCAAGGATCAACCCCCCAGATCCCCACAGATCCAGCCATACCCTCCCCCAGCTGCCTATGGATCAAAGCCCAGATCCCCATGGACCAACATCTCCTGCCTCAGATCCCCATAAATCAAGCCCCCAGACCTCCATGGATCCACTTCACCCCCCCAGATCCCTATGGATCCCCTGGATCCCGCAGCTGCCCCCACCTGATTTGTGGGGGTGACCCAGGCCATGCTCCGTGTCCCCAGCAGCCCGCGGGGTCACATAGCGgattgaggtctcctccaggtACTTGTCCACCAGGTCTGGGCACACTGTAGGGGACAGGGCACCGTTGGGGTGTGGGCACCTGCAGGGTGCCCCCTGGGGGCACGGGCACCTTGGGAGGTACTccaaccaccaccatcacctcctGGACCAAGGCCCTCAAGCTCCCCCCACAAACATCTCTGAGATGGCtctggggggaaggagggagggactgtgtgagggctccagaggtctcttccctccctgcccaacaTTCCCTGTTGAGCCTTGATGTCCTCCAACCACTTCAtccaacacctccctctagaCAGCTCTTGGACCACAGCCCTCAAGCTCCTCATCCAAACAGCTCCGAGacggctccagggacagcgccCCCAAGGGAGGGCACCACTAGGGACGGTGACGCTGAGGGATGGCACCCAAAGGGACAGGGAGGCCACGGACGGTGCCCCCAGGGGATGGAGGATGTGGAGCCCAGGGACGGCAGCCCCTGCCCGCTGCCCCtcacctgccctcctcctcttgAGGGTGACGTAGGGCAGCAGGTCGTGGCGGGTGATGAtgcgcagcagctgcagcacctgccGGAGGTTGCTCTCGTCGCACCTGCCCTGCCGCTCCAGCGCCAGCAGGAAGTCTCTGCCGCTGCGGATCATGCCCCGCTCGTAGTCGTCGATGACGTCGacgaagaggaaggagaggaccCGCACGTCGCGGTGCGTCAGGTGGGTGCCCACGATCTCGAACATGCGGTGCAGGCTGTACAGGCCGTGCTCGCCCTCCCCGCCCTCCTCCGGCCACGCCTGGGCTCGCCGCCGCTTGAAGGTGGCCATCGCCGCCGGCAGCCTGCGGGCAGGAGCAGCgcaggcagggctcagctgctgccgGCTGCACCCCTGCAAcatcccagagaggctggggaaggagctgggagatcacagaaccacagcatggagcaggctggagaggacctccgagtccagcctctcccccagctccttctgatGAACTCAACCCTGGCGCcaggtgcctcctgcagcctcctctggaacacctccagggctgggcactgcaccccctccctgggcagccatcccagtgcaaatcactctctggcaagagcttcgaagctcctcacatccagccagaccctgccctggcacagcttgaggctgtgccctcttgttctgcccccaggtgcctggcagcagagcccaaccccagctggccacaacctccctgcaggcagctgcaggcagcaatcagctctgccctgagcctcctctgggccaggctgcacccccccagctccctcagcctctcctcacagggctgtgccccctccccagccttgctgccctgctctgggcaccttccagcacctccacatctctcttaaactagggcccagggctgggcacagcactcaaggtgtggcctgagcagtgctgagcccaagggcagcactgccctggtcctgctggccacactgctcctggcacaggccaggatgccattggccttcttggccaccttggcaagctgctctggcactggaaatgtttctggataggctggacagggctgggagcgaCCTGCTGGAGCTGATGGCTCTGGTGCAAATGAGCTCTGGAAGTTGCTTCCAAGCCAAAGCCTTTGGTGATCTATGGACAAGGCTGAGCAAGGTGCAGATGACCCTCACGGGAGGAAGTCACCTCCATAAACAAAGACATCcccctcagagcagcttgctcctgCAGCCATCAGCCACGGGAACAAATCCCAGACcagtttgtgttggaagagacctctgaagtcacctctgtgagcagggacagccccagccagagcccCAGACACTATGGCCTGGGATGCTGCCAGCCATGAGGCAACTGCCACccatctgagcaacctgggtcagggcctcagcaccctcatggtgaagaacttctccctcctccccactcctggagtgtcaaaccatcccccctagtcctgccaccacaagccctgctcagaagtctgtcctcagctttcttctcaGCACTGGAAGGTCTCCAaaaggcctccctggagcctcctcctctcctggagGAGGGAGCTGAACGCCCTCAACCCTCCCAGCAcggctgtggcctcctctggccctgctcctgcaggtccctgtctgtgctgaggactccagagctgccccagcactgcaagggaggtctcagcaggggcaggggcattGGATCTCCTCCCTCCACTTGCTGCCCACAACCAGGAAGCCAACAGCAAGAGGGAAGGCCcaaagcaggaggaagctgctcagcaggtcccaacctgcttggctcccaggctggagcagagcagccccggTCAGACCGGCTCCGGTactcccctgcccagcctgttcCTCACCCGGCTGCAGCCCCCACCCCGGGGAGGCCCTTGTCACCCTCTGCCACcgacagctctgctcctccccgAGAGCCAAGGAGCAGCCAAAGAGGGACCCACAGCAAGCAGGAGACACGAAGCTGccacccagggctggggctggcaccgaggcactcagcagcacagggctgggagcgAGCTCCAGAGCACCCCACGGCTCCGGGGACgtctggggggctgcagcccccccgAGCACAGCCCAGGCTAGGGGCAGCACgggagcaaagcagctgctgtgcccatggcagagcagtgcaggcagacatGGGGTAGCAGGGAgacactgcaggcagggcactgctgcagcccagggctgagcacagcagggcacGAGGCCTGCTCAGCACACCTGGGGCTGAGACCCCTCCTGGGCTGAACTGGGACCCAGGACCTGTGCCAGCCTAAGGGACCCTGGGACccacagcccctcagcagcctcacagacACTGGGACCCCACTTAACCTAGCCAGGAGCCAGTCAGTCCCCACCCCCTGTGGGACACAGCTCTGACTGGACCCAGAGTCCCCATTCCCTGTGGGACACAGCTCTGACTGGACCTAGAGTCCCCATTCCCAGTGGGACACAGCTCTGACTGGACCCAGAGTTCCCATTCCCAGTGGGACACAGCTCTGACTGGACCCAGAGTCCCCATTCCCTGTGGGACACAGCTCTGACTGGACCCAGAGTCCCCATTCCCTGTGGGACACAGCTCTGGAAGCCAGAGCAGATCCAGGATCCCAGCTCCATGCTCTGGTTCCTGCTCCCACCCTGCAGtgttcccagcccagccctggaacCATGGTGGGGCCAGAGCCACTTCCCCCTGGATACAGTTCCCACAACAGCAGCCATAAACACGGGAATCTCCCAGCTCTTCCCAGTGACTCacactgcagccccagagccccccAGGAGCCCAGTGTGGGGGTGGAATTCCCAGCAGCAAAGGGATGAAAGGACCCCAGCgtggagcagctgctctggatgcagcctggcacagctctggcttCTCCAGGAAGCAGGATAAatcctgctggagcagacagcatgggcagggaggagacTTTTTGGCAGAATCAGCCTGAagcaggagggggggaaaatatCACACAAATTA is drawn from Pogoniulus pusillus isolate bPogPus1 chromosome 43, bPogPus1.pri, whole genome shotgun sequence and contains these coding sequences:
- the DEDD gene encoding death effector domain-containing protein — translated: MATFKRRRAQAWPEEGGEGEHGLYSLHRMFEIVGTHLTHRDVRVLSFLFVDVIDDYERGMIRSGRDFLLALERQGRCDESNLRQVLQLLRIITRHDLLPYVTLKRRRAVCPDLVDKYLEETSIRYVTPRAAGDTEHGLGHPHKSVPPHHHPVVCCSHAGPQLCPKRAGRGRSLLGSHRKRRKSATPDPKEKQTCDIRLRVRAEYCQHETALQGNVFSNKQDPLERQFERFNQANTILKSRDLGSIICDIKFSELTYLDAFWRDYINGSLLEALKGVFITDSLKQAVGHEAIKLLVNVDEEDYEVGRQKLLRNLMLQTAP